One Glycine max cultivar Williams 82 chromosome 3, Glycine_max_v4.0, whole genome shotgun sequence DNA window includes the following coding sequences:
- the LOC100806799 gene encoding splicing factor 3B subunit 3 isoform X6 — translation MAVSEEECSSANSGSGPSSSSSSASARYYLSKCVLRGSVVLQVLHAHIRSPSSNDVIFGKETSIELVVIDEDGNVQSVCDQPVFGTVKDLAILPWNEKFRVARDPQLWGKDLLVATSDSGKLSLLTFCNEMHRFIPVTHIQLSNPGNQIYLPGRKLAVDSSGCFIASSAYEDRLALFSLSMSSGDIIDERIVYPSENEGTASTSRSIQRIGIRGTIWSICFISQDSRQPSKEHNPVLAVIINRRGALLNELLLLEWNVKAHKIFVISQYVEAGPLAHDIVEVPNSGGLAFLFRAGDVLLMDLRDHRNPSCVCKTNLNFLPNAMEEQTYVEESCKLHDVDDERFSVAACALLELSDYDPMCIDSDNGGANSGYKYICSWSWEPENNRDPRMIFCVDTGEFFMIEVLFDSEGPKVNLSECLYKGLPCKALLWVESGYLAALVEMGDGMVLKLEDGRLCYINPIQNIAPILDMEVVDYHDEKQDQMFACCGVAPEGSLRIIRNGINVENLHRTASIYQGVTGTWTVRMRVTDSHHSFLVLSFVEETRILSVGLSFTDVTDSVGFQPNVCTLACGLVTDGLLVQIHKSTVKLCLPTKAAHSEGIPLSSPICTSWSPDNVSISLGAVGHNFIVVSTSNPCFLFILGVRLLSAYQYEIYEMQHLVLQNELSCISIPGQEIEQKQSNSSISANNSSISSFQIQSGVDINKTFVIGTHRPSVEIWYFAPGGGITVVACGTISLTNTVGTAISGCVPQDVRLVFVGKYYVLAGLRNGMLLRFEWPAEPCPSSPINIVDTALSSINLVNSVTNAFDKRNDFPSMLQLIAIRRIGITPVFLVPLGDTLDADIITLSDRPWLLHSARHSLSYSSISFQPSTHVTPVCSVECPKGILFVAENSLHLVEMVHSKRLNMQKFHLEGTPRKVLYHDESKMLLVMRTELNCGTCLSDICIMDPLSGSVLSSFRLELGETGKSMELVRVGSEQVLVVGTSLSSGPHTMATGEAESCKGRLLVLCLDHVQNSDSGSVTFCSKAGSSSQKTSPFREIVTYAPEQLSSSSLGSSPDDNSSDGIKLDENEVWQFRLTFATKWPGVVLKICPYLDRYFLATAGNAFYVCGFPNDNPQRVRRYAMGRARFMITSLTAHFTRIAVGDCRDGILLYSYHEEAKKLELLYNDPSLRLVADCILMDADTAVVSDRKGSIAVLCSDHLEDNAGAQCNMALSCAYFMAEIAMSIKK, via the exons ATGGCggtttctgaagaagaatgCTCTTCTGCGAATTCAGGTTCAGGTCCctcttcttcgtcttcctccgccTCGGCGCGCTACTACCTCTCCAAGTGCGTTCTCAGAGGCAGCGTCGTTCTTCAGGTTCTCCACGCTCACATCCGTTCTCCCTCCTCAAACGACGTCATTTTCGGCAAG GAGACATCTATTGAATTGGTGGTTATTGACGAGGATGGGAATGTGCAATCTGTGTGTGATCAGCCTGTCTTTGGCACCGTCAAAGATCTTGCCATATTGCCCTGGAATGAGAAATTTCGTGTCGCACGTGATCCGCAG CTGTGGGGTAAAGACCTTTTGGTTGCTACATCTGATTCTGGGAAGTTGTCGTTGCTCACATTTTGCAATGAAATGCACAG GTTTATTCCTGTAACACATATTCAGCTATCTAATCCTGGAAACCAAATTTATCTTCCTGGAAGAAAGTTAGCAGTTGATTCCAG TGGTTGTTTTATTGCTTCCAGTGCATACGAAGATCGGCTGGCTTTGTTTTCTTTGTCAATGTCTAGTGGTGATATCATTGATGAG AGAATTGTATATCCTTCTGAAAATGAAGGGACTGCAAGTACTTCCAGAAGCATCCAGAGAATCGGTATACGTGGTACTATTTGGAGCATCTGTTTCATTTCACAAGATTCCAGACAACCAAGCAAGGAGCATAATCCTGTACTAGCTGTTATTATAAATAG GAGGGGAGCGCTTCTAAATGAACTGCTATTATTGGAATGGAATGTTAAAGcacataaaatatttgttatttctcAGTATGTTGAAGCTGGGCCTCTAGCACATGACATTGTTGAAGTTCCCAACTCCGGGGGACTTGCATTTCTATTTAGGGCTGGTGATGTTCTCTTAATGGATCTTAGAGATCATCGCAACCCATCCTGTGTCTGTAAGACTAACTTGAACTTTTTACCCAATGCCATGGAAGAGCAGACTTATGTGGAAGAGTCTTGTAAATTacatgatgttgatgatgaacgCTTTAGTGTTGCTGCCTGTGCTTTGTTGGAGCTGAGCGATTATGATCCTATGTGCATAGACAGTGACAATGGTGGTGCCAATTCAGGTTACAAATACATATGCTCGTGGAGTTGGGAACCTGAAAATaatagagatcctaggatgATCTTCTGTGTAGATACTGGagaattttttatgattgaaGTTCTTTTTGATTCTGAAGGCCCTAAAGTTAATCTGTCTGAGTGTCTCTATAAAGGTCTACCCTGTAAAGCACTTTTGTGGGTTGAAAGTGGATATCTAGCTGCCCTTGTGGAAATGGGGGATGGTATGGTCCTGAAATTGGAAGATGGAAGGCTGTGCTATATAAACCCTATTCAAAACATTGCACCAATCTTGGATATGGAAGTTGTAGATTATCATGATGAGAAGCAAGATCAAATGTTTGCTTGCTGTGGTGTGGCACCAGAGGGGTCATTAAGGATTATTCGAAATGGTATTAATGTGGAAAATCTACATAGGACTGCTTCTATATATCAAGGGGTAACTGGTACTTGGACGGTCCGAATGAGAGTTACGGATTCACACCATTCTTTTCTGGTTCTATCATTTGTTGAGGAAACCAGAATATTGTCAGTTGGCTTAAGTTTTACTGATGTGACTGATTCAGTTGGTTTCCAACCTAATGTCTGTACTTTGGCATGCGGCCTTGTGACTGATGGTTTGCTTGTCCAGATCCACAAATCTACTGTTAAGCTTTGTTTGCCCACTAAGGCTGCTCATTCTGAAGGTATCCCTTTGTCCTCTCCTATTTGCACATCTTGGTCTCCAGACAATGTGAGTATTAGTTTGGGGGCAGTTGGGCATAATTTCATAGTTGTGTCAACCTCTAACCCATGCTTTCTGTTTATCCTTGGGGTTAGATTGCTATCAGCTTATcaatatgaaatttatgaaaTGCAACATTTGGTACTGCAGAATGAGTTATCATGCATTTCCATCCCTGGACAAGAAATTGAGCAAAAACaatcaaattcatccatttcaGCTAATAATAGTAGCatctcttcttttcaaattcaaaGTGGAGTGGACATCAATAAAACCTTTGTTATTGGCACACATAGGCCTTCTGTGGAAATTTGGTATTTTGCACCAGGTGGAGGAATTACAGTAGTTGCTTGTGGGACAATTTCATTAACGAATACAGTAGGGACTGCCATAAGTGGTTGTGTACCCCAAGATGTGCGGCTTGTATTTGTTGGTAAGTATTATGTTCTTGCTGGATTGAGGAATGGAATGCTCCTTCGCTTTGAGTGGCCGGCGGAACCATGTCCTTCATCACCAATAAACATAGTGGATACTGCTTTATCTTCTATAAATTTGGTAAATTCTGTGACTAATGCTTTTGACAAGAGAAATGACTTTCCTTCCATGCTTCAATTGATTGCCATTAGACGAATTGGCATTACTCCAGTTTTCTTGGTGCCCCTGGGTGATACACTGGATGCCGATATAATTACTCTTAGTGATAGGCCTTGGTTGTTGCATAGTGCAAGACACAGCCTGTCCTATTCTTCTATCTCATTTCAACCATCCACGCATGTAACTCCTGTTTGCTCTGTTGAGTGTCCAAAAGGAATACTATTTGTTGCAGAAAACAGTTTACATCTG GTGGAGATGGTCCACAGCAAGAGACTTAATATGCAGAAGTTTCATTTAGAGGGCACTCCACGGAAGGTCTTGTATCATGATGAAAGCAAGATGTTGCTTGTGATGAGGACTGAACTGAATTGTGGTACATGTTTGTCTGACATATGTATTATGGATCCCCTAAGTGGGTCAGTACTGTCGTCTTTTAGACTTGAACTTGGAGAAACAGGAAAATCCATGGAATTAGTAAGAGTTGGAAGTGAGCAGGTGCTTGTTGTTGGAACTAGTCTGTCTTCGGGTCCACACACAATGGCCACTGGTGAAGCTGAAAG TTGCAAGGGTCGTCTTCTTGTTCTTTGTCTTGATCATGTGCAAAATTCAGATAGTGGTTCAGTGACGTTCTGTTCAAAGGCAGGGTCATCATCTCAAAAAACTTCACCATTCCGTGAAATTGTTACATATGCTCCTGAACAGTTATCGAGCAGTAGCCTTGGCAGCAGTCCAGATGATAATAGTTCTGATGGCATCAAACTCGATGAAAATGAAGTATGGCAGTTCCGATTAACTTTTGCAACTAAATGGCCGGGAGTTGTACTTAAAATCTGTCCTTATCTTGATCGTTACTTCTTGGCAACTGCTGGCAATGCT TTCTATGTTTGTGGTTTCCCTAATGACAATCCTCAAAGAGTGAGAAGGTATGCTATGGGAAGGGCGCGCTTCATGATAACATCTTTGACTGCACATTTTACTAGAATTGCAGTTGGTGATTGCCGTGATGGTATCCTTCTATATTCTTATCATGAG GAAGCAAAAAAATTGGAGCTACTTTACAATGACCCATCACTTAGGTTAGTTGCTGATTGCATTCTCATGGATGCTGATACAGCTGTTGTTTCGGATCGTAAAGGAAGCATTGCTGTTTTATGTTCAGATCACTTGGAAG ACAATGCAGGTGCACAATGCAACATGGCACTAAGCTGTGCTTATTTCATGGCTGAGATAGCCATGAGCATCAAGAAG TAA
- the LOC100806799 gene encoding splicing factor 3B subunit 3 isoform X3: MAVSEEECSSANSGSGPSSSSSSASARYYLSKCVLRGSVVLQVLHAHIRSPSSNDVIFGKETSIELVVIDEDGNVQSVCDQPVFGTVKDLAILPWNEKFRVARDPQLWGKDLLVATSDSGKLSLLTFCNEMHRFIPVTHIQLSNPGNQIYLPGRKLAVDSSGCFIASSAYEDRLALFSLSMSSGDIIDERIVYPSENEGTASTSRSIQRIGIRGTIWSICFISQDSRQPSKEHNPVLAVIINRRGALLNELLLLEWNVKAHKIFVISQYVEAGPLAHDIVEVPNSGGLAFLFRAGDVLLMDLRDHRNPSCVCKTNLNFLPNAMEEQTYVEESCKLHDVDDERFSVAACALLELSDYDPMCIDSDNGGANSGYKYICSWSWEPENNRDPRMIFCVDTGEFFMIEVLFDSEGPKVNLSECLYKGLPCKALLWVESGYLAALVEMGDGMVLKLEDGRLCYINPIQNIAPILDMEVVDYHDEKQDQMFACCGVAPEGSLRIIRNGINVENLHRTASIYQGVTGTWTVRMRVTDSHHSFLVLSFVEETRILSVGLSFTDVTDSVGFQPNVCTLACGLVTDGLLVQIHKSTVKLCLPTKAAHSEGIPLSSPICTSWSPDNVSISLGAVGHNFIVVSTSNPCFLFILGVRLLSAYQYEIYEMQHLVLQNELSCISIPGQEIEQKQSNSSISANNSSISSFQIQSGVDINKTFVIGTHRPSVEIWYFAPGGGITVVACGTISLTNTVGTAISGCVPQDVRLVFVGKYYVLAGLRNGMLLRFEWPAEPCPSSPINIVDTALSSINLVNSVTNAFDKRNDFPSMLQLIAIRRIGITPVFLVPLGDTLDADIITLSDRPWLLHSARHSLSYSSISFQPSTHVTPVCSVECPKGILFVAENSLHLVEMVHSKRLNMQKFHLEGTPRKVLYHDESKMLLVMRTELNCGTCLSDICIMDPLSGSVLSSFRLELGETGKSMELVRVGSEQVLVVGTSLSSGPHTMATGEAESCKGRLLVLCLDHVQNSDSGSVTFCSKAGSSSQKTSPFREIVTYAPEQLSSSSLGSSPDDNSSDGIKLDENEVWQFRLTFATKWPGVVLKICPYLDRYFLATAGNAFYVCGFPNDNPQRVRRYAMGRARFMITSLTAHFTRIAVGDCRDGILLYSYHEEAKKLELLYNDPSLRLVADCILMDADTAVVSDRKGSIAVLCSDHLEDNAGAQCNMALSCAYFMAEIAMSIKKGSYSYRLPADDVLQGGNGPKTNVDSLQNTIIATTLLGSIMIFIPLSRTLMAVVNLCGLVSYPPLNTPRSRESEP, encoded by the exons ATGGCggtttctgaagaagaatgCTCTTCTGCGAATTCAGGTTCAGGTCCctcttcttcgtcttcctccgccTCGGCGCGCTACTACCTCTCCAAGTGCGTTCTCAGAGGCAGCGTCGTTCTTCAGGTTCTCCACGCTCACATCCGTTCTCCCTCCTCAAACGACGTCATTTTCGGCAAG GAGACATCTATTGAATTGGTGGTTATTGACGAGGATGGGAATGTGCAATCTGTGTGTGATCAGCCTGTCTTTGGCACCGTCAAAGATCTTGCCATATTGCCCTGGAATGAGAAATTTCGTGTCGCACGTGATCCGCAG CTGTGGGGTAAAGACCTTTTGGTTGCTACATCTGATTCTGGGAAGTTGTCGTTGCTCACATTTTGCAATGAAATGCACAG GTTTATTCCTGTAACACATATTCAGCTATCTAATCCTGGAAACCAAATTTATCTTCCTGGAAGAAAGTTAGCAGTTGATTCCAG TGGTTGTTTTATTGCTTCCAGTGCATACGAAGATCGGCTGGCTTTGTTTTCTTTGTCAATGTCTAGTGGTGATATCATTGATGAG AGAATTGTATATCCTTCTGAAAATGAAGGGACTGCAAGTACTTCCAGAAGCATCCAGAGAATCGGTATACGTGGTACTATTTGGAGCATCTGTTTCATTTCACAAGATTCCAGACAACCAAGCAAGGAGCATAATCCTGTACTAGCTGTTATTATAAATAG GAGGGGAGCGCTTCTAAATGAACTGCTATTATTGGAATGGAATGTTAAAGcacataaaatatttgttatttctcAGTATGTTGAAGCTGGGCCTCTAGCACATGACATTGTTGAAGTTCCCAACTCCGGGGGACTTGCATTTCTATTTAGGGCTGGTGATGTTCTCTTAATGGATCTTAGAGATCATCGCAACCCATCCTGTGTCTGTAAGACTAACTTGAACTTTTTACCCAATGCCATGGAAGAGCAGACTTATGTGGAAGAGTCTTGTAAATTacatgatgttgatgatgaacgCTTTAGTGTTGCTGCCTGTGCTTTGTTGGAGCTGAGCGATTATGATCCTATGTGCATAGACAGTGACAATGGTGGTGCCAATTCAGGTTACAAATACATATGCTCGTGGAGTTGGGAACCTGAAAATaatagagatcctaggatgATCTTCTGTGTAGATACTGGagaattttttatgattgaaGTTCTTTTTGATTCTGAAGGCCCTAAAGTTAATCTGTCTGAGTGTCTCTATAAAGGTCTACCCTGTAAAGCACTTTTGTGGGTTGAAAGTGGATATCTAGCTGCCCTTGTGGAAATGGGGGATGGTATGGTCCTGAAATTGGAAGATGGAAGGCTGTGCTATATAAACCCTATTCAAAACATTGCACCAATCTTGGATATGGAAGTTGTAGATTATCATGATGAGAAGCAAGATCAAATGTTTGCTTGCTGTGGTGTGGCACCAGAGGGGTCATTAAGGATTATTCGAAATGGTATTAATGTGGAAAATCTACATAGGACTGCTTCTATATATCAAGGGGTAACTGGTACTTGGACGGTCCGAATGAGAGTTACGGATTCACACCATTCTTTTCTGGTTCTATCATTTGTTGAGGAAACCAGAATATTGTCAGTTGGCTTAAGTTTTACTGATGTGACTGATTCAGTTGGTTTCCAACCTAATGTCTGTACTTTGGCATGCGGCCTTGTGACTGATGGTTTGCTTGTCCAGATCCACAAATCTACTGTTAAGCTTTGTTTGCCCACTAAGGCTGCTCATTCTGAAGGTATCCCTTTGTCCTCTCCTATTTGCACATCTTGGTCTCCAGACAATGTGAGTATTAGTTTGGGGGCAGTTGGGCATAATTTCATAGTTGTGTCAACCTCTAACCCATGCTTTCTGTTTATCCTTGGGGTTAGATTGCTATCAGCTTATcaatatgaaatttatgaaaTGCAACATTTGGTACTGCAGAATGAGTTATCATGCATTTCCATCCCTGGACAAGAAATTGAGCAAAAACaatcaaattcatccatttcaGCTAATAATAGTAGCatctcttcttttcaaattcaaaGTGGAGTGGACATCAATAAAACCTTTGTTATTGGCACACATAGGCCTTCTGTGGAAATTTGGTATTTTGCACCAGGTGGAGGAATTACAGTAGTTGCTTGTGGGACAATTTCATTAACGAATACAGTAGGGACTGCCATAAGTGGTTGTGTACCCCAAGATGTGCGGCTTGTATTTGTTGGTAAGTATTATGTTCTTGCTGGATTGAGGAATGGAATGCTCCTTCGCTTTGAGTGGCCGGCGGAACCATGTCCTTCATCACCAATAAACATAGTGGATACTGCTTTATCTTCTATAAATTTGGTAAATTCTGTGACTAATGCTTTTGACAAGAGAAATGACTTTCCTTCCATGCTTCAATTGATTGCCATTAGACGAATTGGCATTACTCCAGTTTTCTTGGTGCCCCTGGGTGATACACTGGATGCCGATATAATTACTCTTAGTGATAGGCCTTGGTTGTTGCATAGTGCAAGACACAGCCTGTCCTATTCTTCTATCTCATTTCAACCATCCACGCATGTAACTCCTGTTTGCTCTGTTGAGTGTCCAAAAGGAATACTATTTGTTGCAGAAAACAGTTTACATCTG GTGGAGATGGTCCACAGCAAGAGACTTAATATGCAGAAGTTTCATTTAGAGGGCACTCCACGGAAGGTCTTGTATCATGATGAAAGCAAGATGTTGCTTGTGATGAGGACTGAACTGAATTGTGGTACATGTTTGTCTGACATATGTATTATGGATCCCCTAAGTGGGTCAGTACTGTCGTCTTTTAGACTTGAACTTGGAGAAACAGGAAAATCCATGGAATTAGTAAGAGTTGGAAGTGAGCAGGTGCTTGTTGTTGGAACTAGTCTGTCTTCGGGTCCACACACAATGGCCACTGGTGAAGCTGAAAG TTGCAAGGGTCGTCTTCTTGTTCTTTGTCTTGATCATGTGCAAAATTCAGATAGTGGTTCAGTGACGTTCTGTTCAAAGGCAGGGTCATCATCTCAAAAAACTTCACCATTCCGTGAAATTGTTACATATGCTCCTGAACAGTTATCGAGCAGTAGCCTTGGCAGCAGTCCAGATGATAATAGTTCTGATGGCATCAAACTCGATGAAAATGAAGTATGGCAGTTCCGATTAACTTTTGCAACTAAATGGCCGGGAGTTGTACTTAAAATCTGTCCTTATCTTGATCGTTACTTCTTGGCAACTGCTGGCAATGCT TTCTATGTTTGTGGTTTCCCTAATGACAATCCTCAAAGAGTGAGAAGGTATGCTATGGGAAGGGCGCGCTTCATGATAACATCTTTGACTGCACATTTTACTAGAATTGCAGTTGGTGATTGCCGTGATGGTATCCTTCTATATTCTTATCATGAG GAAGCAAAAAAATTGGAGCTACTTTACAATGACCCATCACTTAGGTTAGTTGCTGATTGCATTCTCATGGATGCTGATACAGCTGTTGTTTCGGATCGTAAAGGAAGCATTGCTGTTTTATGTTCAGATCACTTGGAAG ACAATGCAGGTGCACAATGCAACATGGCACTAAGCTGTGCTTATTTCATGGCTGAGATAGCCATGAGCATCAAGAAG gGCTCATATTCATACAGACTTCCAGCTGATGATGTTTTGCAAGGTGGAAATGGCCCCAAGACAAATGTTGATTCATTACAAAATACTATTATTGCCACTACCCTGTTAGGAAGCATAATGATCTTCATCCCTTTATCAAG AACTTTAATGGCAGTTGTAAATCTGTGCGGACTTGTTAGCTACCCTCCTCTAAATACTCCAAGGAGCAGAGAATCAGAACCCTGA